CTGCCGCCGGTTCAGCGCGAAGGCATCAAAACATTTTATTGGCATACGAACAGTTCTTCCCTGAGGATAAAGCATTATCGGAAAAATCCCAAAGCCTGCATATATTTTTACGACAAGCGGTTTTTTCGCGGAGTAATGCTGAAAGGGGCAATGGAAATTTTGGA
This DNA window, taken from Candidatus Margulisiibacteriota bacterium, encodes the following:
- a CDS encoding pyridoxamine 5'-phosphate oxidase family protein: MRNPAETIGNLIEKQGISFISSVDENGYPNTKAMLPPVQREGIKTFYWHTNSSSLRIKHYRKNPKACIYFYDKRFFRGVMLKGAMEIL